A single Agrococcus sp. ARC_14 DNA region contains:
- a CDS encoding CsbD family protein, with protein MGLGDKISNEAKEAVGKAKEALGDATDNEKLQAEGVQDQAVANAKQAGEHVKDAGNDVKDAFKG; from the coding sequence ATGGGACTCGGCGACAAGATCTCGAACGAAGCCAAGGAAGCTGTCGGCAAGGCCAAGGAAGCCCTCGGCGACGCCACCGACAACGAGAAGCTGCAGGCCGAAGGCGTGCAGGACCAGGCTGTCGCGAACGCGAAGCAGGCTGGCGAGCACGTCAAGGACGCCGGGAACGACGTCAAGGACGCGTTCAAGGGCTGA
- a CDS encoding Ig-like domain-containing protein, with the protein MLQWVKRHRRSSTAAGLITAVSVALGVLALTYDGFTTTDVDLHDGSVWVTKTETLQLGHLNVQAQELDGAVASPSTSFDVLQDGERVLLLAHDSSTALVVDTVQLRTESPVALPPGGSIAIGGGSVVITDPAGLLWAMRFDDLAGFSPATTDPTLELEEGAVATVGRDGTIFAVSPASGTEVTLRDSPEGFEAATRERGELRSMTTPTITVVGSAPVVLDAASQTLLLPGGAVQTEADAVLQQVGDDAAEVVLATPTQLVRQPLSGGAATVEGEQGSAAEAVAPVQLGGCVYAVWPSSAQFRRDCADDGRDTSELVEAMDGSPVVFRVNRDAVVLNQVAEGSSWLLSDQLVLVDNWTDLVPPPSEETTDEEEDNSTEDRFENQPPPASEENHPPVANPDAFGARPGRATIMPVLWNDSDQDGDVLTARLRGELPEGVSVAAVENDSKLQVQVAASVTNDFSFEYEVDDGRGETASATVQVEVRGDAENAVPEPLRSATFVVEQGATVEYQVLQDWVDPDGDDLYLMDATSESGDTIQTDPSGRLVYTATGDAGLQGVQLTISDGREQATGEVTADVRERGDAPPQANADFVSTIIGREVSVRPLLNDYAPSGQPLRLALVEEAPGITMEWDAVTGVVRIVDGPIGTHYLSYVVAAGGPASSTGRIRVDIRQADDEARPIAVRDTALVPMQGEALVDLLQNDVDPAGGVLVVQAIEVESAAPVTVELIDRRLVRIRDTALDAPFQFQYTVSNGRFTETGTVEVIPVAPPTQPRAPVAVDDVATVRAGDFQSIDVLGNDFSPDGTPFELSRTIVDTSFVSDAEGVAFIAEGELRVHALEDAPSRATVTYEVADEQGNRDSASVSIQIVPRDPERNDRPTPGAVTARVLAGSLVRIPIELDGIDPDGDGVELVGYDTAPEQGEIEETGPDYFDFEAYPDAGGTVAFTYRVRDRWGAEATASVTIGIAQAADINQPPFAETDILTVRPGRAVAVPVLANDSDPDQDALVLLADELDLPPELADAEVNVERGTVDLVTPAEPGVHQFTYGVADARGMATTGLVMLTVSEDAELSPPVAIDDPVSSVDLRLGEPIDVPVLANDLDPDGDPDALTVSIVTGPGRVVPGGVQATPSEAFQVVTYRVTDIDGQSAEAFVSVPPVRDPRPVLAISEPLQIPSGEEREIALRDIVSVSTDNPPRLTTGDRVSAVNDDDSGLVVDTETLRFRSPQGYVGPASITFEVTDGTSPEDPDGSTAVLTLPIDVTASSVIAPSFAGASLQVVAGESATRFDLRSATTDPDPGDLEAMRFDELAGAATGVQAGLEGSTFVATAERTTAPGTTGAYQVRITDPYGNAITGTVLIEVVATNRQLPVAVADAAEGEQGQPIVVDVLGNDVNPFARDGVPLRVVDAQVVGGDGGATFSDRDVTVRSGQDFAGTLTVRYTIEDGTGLLERRVTGAITVTIKGRPDAPPRPNVDAVGDRQVTLTWAPPAPNGAPITGYLVQSSDGAVAQPCPSTTCVIEGLQNDVTYRFQVLAQNEVGDSDPSAASADARPDRRPEQPSPPTATRGDSQLALTWTPAESLGSPVVGYTLEIQPAAPDGTTAVSLGNVAAYTWTGLANGTAYAFRLQAHNSAPDPSDPSAFSAPEVPAGRPFPATDVSASVDRSLPDRVQMAVTWSAANGNGSQVLTYIVTSSTGLTQRVSGTAASFGNVPADGANVTFTVVAENDVGTGEPSAPTSPLRAVLPPDAPTGVRAVDGDRSAQVSWTPGARNGLRAEEVSFQVQGGPAVQSFGPGSSSGTYTGLANGETYGLEVRAVAVIDGQSYASAWVRASSQTRPFGPPPAPVISITSQVHQVTYHWAPGGTNGRALDRIEWTQNENGANMQRVSPTSGSQAQELSPGWNAHMTAVAIDVDGNVSERITIGPVAAGYAPPPQPLAAVTGSSGAVTFTYGPNGTTDRPLDRLEYVLDDGSSGWTVVRPAANGSFGMPRDPSLEACIRVRVFDTGGLESEHIVACGYALP; encoded by the coding sequence ATGCTGCAGTGGGTGAAGCGCCATCGCAGGTCGAGCACCGCCGCCGGCCTCATCACCGCAGTCAGCGTCGCGCTCGGCGTGCTCGCGCTCACCTACGACGGCTTCACCACCACCGACGTCGACCTGCACGACGGCAGCGTCTGGGTGACGAAGACCGAGACGCTGCAGCTCGGCCACCTGAACGTGCAGGCGCAGGAGCTCGACGGCGCGGTCGCCTCACCCTCCACCAGCTTCGACGTGCTGCAGGACGGCGAGCGCGTGCTGCTGCTCGCGCACGACTCCTCGACGGCGCTCGTCGTCGACACCGTGCAGCTGCGCACCGAGAGCCCGGTCGCACTCCCTCCCGGCGGCAGCATCGCCATCGGTGGCGGCTCCGTCGTCATCACCGATCCGGCGGGCCTGCTGTGGGCGATGCGCTTCGACGACCTCGCCGGCTTCTCTCCCGCGACGACCGACCCGACGCTCGAGCTCGAGGAGGGCGCCGTCGCGACGGTGGGCCGTGACGGCACGATCTTCGCGGTCTCCCCGGCATCCGGCACCGAGGTCACCCTGCGCGACAGCCCCGAGGGATTCGAGGCGGCAACGCGCGAGCGCGGCGAGCTGCGCTCGATGACGACTCCTACGATCACGGTCGTCGGCAGCGCCCCGGTGGTGCTCGACGCGGCATCGCAGACGCTGCTGCTGCCGGGCGGTGCGGTGCAGACCGAGGCGGATGCGGTGCTGCAGCAGGTGGGCGACGACGCTGCCGAGGTGGTGCTGGCGACCCCCACGCAGCTGGTGCGCCAGCCGCTGAGCGGCGGTGCCGCGACCGTCGAGGGCGAGCAGGGCTCCGCCGCTGAGGCCGTCGCCCCCGTGCAGCTCGGCGGCTGCGTGTATGCCGTCTGGCCGAGCTCGGCGCAGTTCCGACGCGACTGCGCCGACGACGGCCGCGACACCTCGGAGCTGGTGGAGGCGATGGATGGCTCGCCCGTCGTGTTCCGCGTCAACCGCGACGCCGTGGTGCTCAACCAAGTCGCCGAGGGCTCCTCCTGGCTGCTCTCCGACCAGCTCGTGCTGGTCGACAACTGGACGGATCTGGTGCCCCCGCCCTCGGAGGAGACGACCGACGAGGAAGAGGACAACTCCACCGAGGACCGCTTCGAGAACCAGCCGCCTCCCGCGAGCGAGGAGAACCACCCGCCGGTCGCGAACCCGGATGCCTTCGGCGCGCGGCCCGGCCGCGCGACGATCATGCCGGTGCTCTGGAACGACTCCGACCAGGATGGCGACGTGCTCACCGCCAGGCTCCGCGGCGAGCTGCCGGAGGGCGTCTCGGTCGCGGCGGTCGAGAACGACTCGAAGCTGCAGGTGCAGGTGGCCGCGTCGGTCACGAACGACTTCTCGTTCGAGTACGAGGTCGACGACGGCCGGGGCGAGACGGCCTCTGCGACCGTGCAGGTCGAGGTGCGCGGCGACGCCGAGAACGCGGTGCCCGAGCCGCTGCGCAGCGCCACCTTCGTCGTCGAGCAGGGCGCGACCGTGGAGTACCAGGTGCTCCAGGACTGGGTCGACCCCGACGGCGACGACCTCTACCTCATGGACGCCACGAGCGAGTCGGGCGACACCATCCAGACCGACCCGTCTGGGCGCCTCGTCTACACGGCGACCGGCGACGCTGGCCTGCAGGGCGTGCAGCTGACGATCTCCGACGGCCGTGAGCAGGCGACCGGCGAGGTGACGGCCGACGTGCGCGAACGCGGCGACGCGCCGCCGCAGGCCAACGCCGACTTCGTCTCGACCATCATCGGCCGCGAGGTGAGCGTGCGGCCGCTCCTGAACGACTACGCCCCCTCCGGCCAGCCGCTGCGTCTCGCGCTCGTCGAGGAGGCGCCCGGCATCACGATGGAGTGGGATGCGGTGACAGGCGTCGTGCGCATCGTCGACGGGCCGATCGGCACGCACTACCTCAGCTACGTCGTGGCCGCGGGAGGCCCGGCGTCGTCGACCGGCCGCATCCGGGTCGACATCCGCCAGGCCGACGACGAGGCACGGCCCATCGCCGTGCGCGACACCGCGCTCGTGCCGATGCAGGGCGAGGCCCTCGTCGATCTGCTGCAGAACGATGTCGACCCGGCGGGCGGCGTGCTGGTGGTGCAGGCGATCGAGGTCGAGAGCGCCGCCCCCGTCACGGTCGAGCTCATCGACCGGAGGCTGGTGCGCATCCGCGACACGGCGCTCGACGCGCCCTTCCAGTTCCAGTACACGGTCTCGAACGGCCGCTTCACCGAGACCGGCACCGTCGAGGTGATCCCGGTCGCGCCGCCGACCCAGCCGCGAGCCCCGGTGGCGGTCGACGACGTCGCGACCGTGCGCGCGGGCGACTTCCAGTCGATCGACGTGCTCGGCAACGACTTCTCCCCGGACGGCACCCCGTTCGAGCTCAGCCGCACGATCGTCGACACGAGCTTCGTCTCCGACGCCGAGGGGGTCGCGTTCATCGCGGAGGGCGAGCTGCGCGTGCACGCCCTCGAGGATGCGCCGTCCAGGGCGACCGTCACCTACGAGGTGGCCGACGAGCAGGGCAACCGCGACTCGGCGAGCGTCTCGATCCAGATCGTGCCGCGCGATCCGGAGCGCAACGACCGGCCGACCCCTGGCGCGGTCACCGCCCGCGTGCTCGCCGGCTCGCTCGTGCGCATCCCGATCGAGCTCGACGGCATCGACCCCGACGGCGACGGGGTGGAGCTGGTGGGCTACGACACCGCTCCCGAGCAGGGCGAGATCGAGGAGACCGGGCCGGATTACTTCGACTTCGAGGCCTACCCCGACGCCGGCGGCACCGTCGCGTTCACCTACCGGGTGCGCGATCGCTGGGGCGCGGAGGCGACGGCGAGCGTGACGATCGGCATCGCGCAGGCGGCCGACATCAACCAGCCCCCGTTCGCGGAGACCGACATCCTCACGGTGCGACCAGGACGGGCCGTCGCCGTGCCGGTGCTCGCGAACGACTCCGACCCCGACCAGGACGCCTTGGTGCTGCTCGCCGACGAGCTCGACCTGCCGCCGGAGCTCGCCGACGCGGAGGTCAACGTCGAACGAGGCACGGTCGATCTCGTGACGCCTGCCGAGCCGGGCGTGCACCAGTTCACCTACGGTGTGGCGGATGCGCGCGGCATGGCGACCACGGGGCTCGTGATGCTCACCGTCTCCGAGGACGCAGAGCTCAGCCCGCCGGTGGCGATCGACGATCCGGTGAGCTCCGTCGACCTGCGGCTCGGCGAGCCGATCGACGTGCCGGTGCTGGCCAACGATCTCGATCCCGACGGCGACCCGGATGCGCTGACGGTGTCGATCGTGACGGGTCCGGGGCGGGTGGTCCCAGGCGGCGTGCAGGCGACCCCCTCCGAGGCGTTCCAGGTCGTCACCTACCGCGTCACCGACATCGACGGGCAGAGCGCGGAGGCCTTCGTGAGCGTGCCGCCGGTGCGCGACCCGCGCCCGGTGCTCGCGATCTCCGAGCCGCTGCAGATCCCCTCCGGCGAGGAGCGCGAGATCGCGCTGCGCGACATCGTGTCGGTGTCCACCGACAACCCGCCACGACTCACCACCGGCGATCGCGTCAGCGCCGTCAACGACGACGACTCCGGCCTCGTCGTCGACACCGAGACGCTGCGCTTCCGCTCCCCGCAGGGGTACGTCGGCCCCGCATCCATCACCTTCGAGGTCACCGACGGCACCAGCCCGGAGGATCCCGATGGCAGCACCGCCGTGCTGACGCTGCCGATCGACGTGACCGCGTCGAGCGTCATCGCGCCCAGCTTCGCCGGCGCGTCATTGCAGGTGGTCGCCGGCGAGTCCGCCACTCGCTTCGATCTGCGCTCGGCCACCACCGACCCGGACCCGGGCGACCTCGAGGCGATGCGCTTCGACGAGCTGGCCGGCGCAGCGACGGGGGTGCAGGCCGGTCTCGAGGGCTCGACGTTCGTCGCGACCGCAGAGCGCACGACCGCGCCGGGCACCACGGGCGCCTACCAGGTGCGCATCACCGACCCCTACGGCAACGCCATCACCGGCACCGTGCTGATCGAGGTGGTCGCGACCAATCGACAGCTGCCGGTCGCGGTGGCCGATGCGGCAGAGGGCGAGCAGGGGCAGCCGATCGTCGTCGACGTGCTCGGCAACGACGTCAACCCCTTCGCCCGTGATGGCGTGCCGCTGCGGGTGGTCGATGCGCAGGTGGTCGGCGGCGATGGCGGGGCGACCTTCAGCGACCGCGACGTGACCGTGCGATCCGGCCAGGACTTCGCCGGCACCCTCACGGTGCGCTACACGATCGAGGACGGCACCGGGCTGCTCGAGCGTCGCGTCACCGGTGCCATCACCGTGACGATCAAGGGCCGCCCCGATGCGCCGCCGCGCCCCAACGTCGACGCTGTCGGCGACCGGCAGGTGACGCTCACCTGGGCGCCGCCGGCGCCGAACGGCGCACCGATCACCGGCTACCTCGTGCAGTCGAGCGACGGCGCCGTCGCGCAGCCGTGCCCGTCGACGACCTGTGTCATCGAGGGGCTGCAGAACGACGTCACGTATCGGTTCCAGGTGCTGGCGCAGAACGAGGTCGGCGACTCAGACCCCTCGGCAGCATCCGCCGACGCGCGGCCCGATCGCCGCCCGGAGCAGCCCTCCCCGCCGACCGCCACCCGTGGCGACTCGCAGCTCGCTCTGACGTGGACGCCCGCGGAGTCGCTCGGCTCGCCGGTCGTCGGCTACACGCTCGAGATCCAGCCGGCCGCGCCCGACGGCACGACCGCGGTCTCGCTCGGCAACGTCGCCGCCTACACCTGGACGGGGCTGGCCAACGGCACCGCCTACGCCTTCCGGCTCCAGGCGCACAACAGCGCGCCCGACCCGAGCGATCCATCCGCCTTCTCTGCACCGGAGGTGCCCGCCGGCAGGCCCTTCCCCGCGACCGACGTGTCGGCATCCGTCGACCGCAGCCTGCCCGACCGCGTGCAGATGGCCGTCACCTGGAGCGCGGCGAACGGCAACGGCTCACAGGTGCTGACCTACATCGTCACCTCGTCGACCGGGCTCACGCAGCGTGTCAGCGGCACCGCAGCCAGCTTCGGCAACGTCCCGGCCGACGGCGCGAACGTCACCTTCACGGTCGTCGCCGAGAACGACGTCGGCACCGGCGAGCCCTCTGCCCCGACCAGTCCGCTGCGCGCCGTGCTGCCGCCGGACGCACCGACGGGGGTGCGCGCCGTCGACGGCGATCGCTCCGCCCAGGTGAGCTGGACGCCGGGCGCGCGCAACGGGCTGCGCGCCGAGGAGGTCAGCTTCCAGGTGCAGGGCGGCCCTGCCGTGCAGAGCTTCGGCCCCGGCAGCAGCTCCGGCACCTACACGGGCCTGGCCAACGGCGAGACCTACGGGCTGGAGGTGCGCGCGGTCGCCGTGATCGACGGGCAGAGCTACGCGAGCGCCTGGGTGCGAGCCTCGAGTCAGACGCGGCCCTTCGGGCCCCCGCCCGCGCCGGTCATCAGCATCACCTCGCAGGTGCACCAGGTGACGTACCACTGGGCACCGGGCGGCACCAACGGACGCGCGCTCGACCGCATCGAGTGGACGCAGAACGAGAACGGCGCGAACATGCAGCGCGTCAGCCCGACGAGCGGCTCGCAGGCGCAGGAGCTCTCGCCTGGCTGGAACGCGCACATGACCGCGGTGGCGATCGACGTCGACGGCAACGTCAGCGAGCGCATCACGATCGGGCCGGTGGCCGCAGGCTACGCGCCGCCGCCGCAGCCGCTCGCGGCCGTCACCGGGTCCTCCGGGGCGGTGACCTTCACCTACGGGCCGAACGGCACCACCGACCGCCCGCTCGACCGGCTCGAGTACGTGCTTGACGACGGCTCCTCGGGCTGGACGGTGGTCCGTCCCGCCGCGAACGGGTCGTTCGGGATGCCGCGCGACCCGAGCCTGGAGGCGTGCATCCGCGTGCGGGTGTTCGACACCGGCGGGCTCGAGAGCGAGCACATCGTCGCCTGCGGCTACGCGCTGCCGTGA
- a CDS encoding CapA family protein has protein sequence MTRRRRSLQLGVAAATAALLLTGCQQGSLDPTATATEPAAEPSASATPTPTPEPATVSVSAMGDILPHDSVTADALQADGTYEYGHFWDAARPIWAESDLVYCNQEAPSGGVELGLTYFPAFNAPVEFAEGIADAGCNTIGLGNNHTFDRGQEGIDRTRAVWDDLDPLLIHGAFRSEEEQAEVPTTEIDGLTVAFLNFVDLSNTPTNDQAVTWLDDPLVEQQLAEADEIADATVLAVHWGDEYSSVVNDRQREQAQRLAELGADVILGTHPHVLQEAEWLEREDGSRAFVYYSLGNSVTTQMAIPRVVSAVAQFDLVGEPGGEIEVVDPAAVPIYMHFDLTPTQFATQDWSHRRNLQLHPLVDAAEPITRSAWRNELTVESGVELVTDALGPDVRIVTDSFAP, from the coding sequence ATGACGCGCCGCCGCAGGAGCCTGCAGCTGGGGGTCGCGGCCGCGACGGCCGCGCTGCTGCTGACCGGGTGCCAGCAGGGCTCGCTCGACCCCACGGCCACCGCGACCGAGCCGGCTGCCGAGCCCAGCGCATCCGCCACCCCGACGCCCACGCCGGAGCCGGCGACGGTGTCGGTGAGCGCGATGGGCGACATCCTGCCGCACGACTCGGTGACGGCGGATGCGCTGCAGGCCGACGGCACGTACGAGTACGGGCACTTCTGGGATGCCGCACGGCCCATCTGGGCCGAGAGCGACCTCGTCTACTGCAACCAGGAGGCGCCCAGCGGGGGCGTCGAGCTGGGGCTCACCTACTTCCCGGCGTTCAACGCCCCGGTCGAGTTCGCCGAGGGCATCGCCGACGCCGGCTGCAACACGATCGGCTTGGGCAACAACCACACCTTCGACCGCGGCCAGGAGGGGATCGACCGCACGCGCGCCGTGTGGGACGACCTCGACCCGCTGCTGATCCACGGTGCCTTCCGCTCCGAGGAGGAGCAGGCCGAGGTGCCGACGACCGAGATCGACGGCCTCACGGTCGCGTTCCTCAACTTCGTCGACCTCTCGAACACGCCAACGAACGACCAGGCTGTGACCTGGCTCGACGACCCGCTCGTCGAGCAGCAGCTGGCCGAGGCCGATGAGATCGCCGACGCCACGGTGCTGGCCGTGCACTGGGGCGATGAGTACTCGAGCGTCGTCAACGACCGACAGCGCGAGCAGGCGCAGCGTCTCGCCGAGCTGGGCGCCGACGTGATCCTCGGCACGCATCCGCACGTGCTGCAGGAGGCCGAGTGGCTCGAGCGCGAGGACGGCTCGCGCGCCTTCGTCTACTACTCGCTCGGCAACTCGGTGACCACGCAGATGGCGATCCCGCGGGTCGTGAGCGCCGTCGCGCAGTTCGACCTGGTGGGAGAGCCGGGCGGGGAGATCGAGGTGGTCGATCCGGCGGCTGTGCCGATCTACATGCACTTCGACCTGACGCCGACGCAGTTCGCGACGCAGGACTGGAGCCATCGCCGCAACCTGCAGCTGCATCCGCTCGTCGACGCGGCCGAGCCGATCACGCGGTCGGCCTGGCGCAACGAGCTGACGGTCGAGTCGGGCGTGGAGCTCGTGACGGATGCGCTCGGTCCCGACGTGCGGATCGTCACGGACTCGTTCGCCCCGTAG
- a CDS encoding M15 family metallopeptidase: MRRTVGLVLGTIAAVAVLSGCAAPEPVPSASPTPTALETPTATPTAQSPSPTPTPTPSTPATAAPPQAAEPPAAGDIESATSLQVLVNKRTPLQPADYLPELVSVSTAQDGDETVRPEVDAALVAMSDAMRVDIGEGIHVFSSYRSYARQTELYNGYVARNGQAVADTTSARPGHSEHQTGLAVDLRGTGGVCELDVCFGDTAAGRWVAEHGWEHGFIVRYPDGLQGITGYHYEPWHIRFVGVEVSTAMHEQGARTYEEYLGSGSAPDYG; encoded by the coding sequence ATGCGTCGGACTGTTGGACTCGTGCTGGGGACGATCGCCGCAGTCGCGGTCCTGAGCGGATGCGCCGCGCCGGAGCCGGTGCCGAGCGCCTCGCCGACGCCCACGGCGCTCGAGACGCCGACCGCGACGCCGACCGCACAGAGCCCCTCGCCGACGCCGACTCCCACGCCGTCGACGCCCGCCACCGCGGCACCCCCGCAGGCTGCCGAGCCGCCCGCCGCCGGCGACATCGAGTCCGCCACGAGCCTGCAGGTGCTGGTCAACAAGCGCACGCCGCTGCAGCCGGCCGACTATCTGCCGGAGCTGGTGTCGGTGTCGACGGCGCAGGACGGCGACGAGACGGTGCGGCCGGAGGTCGACGCGGCGCTGGTGGCGATGTCGGACGCGATGCGAGTGGACATCGGCGAGGGCATCCACGTCTTCTCCTCCTACCGCAGCTATGCCCGACAGACCGAGCTCTACAACGGCTACGTCGCGAGGAACGGTCAAGCGGTGGCCGACACCACGAGCGCCCGCCCCGGCCACAGTGAGCACCAGACCGGGCTCGCGGTCGACCTGCGGGGCACCGGTGGTGTGTGCGAGCTCGACGTCTGCTTCGGCGACACCGCCGCGGGCCGCTGGGTCGCCGAGCACGGCTGGGAGCACGGCTTCATCGTGCGCTATCCGGATGGGCTCCAGGGCATCACCGGCTACCACTACGAGCCCTGGCACATCCGCTTCGTCGGCGTCGAGGTCTCGACCGCGATGCACGAGCAGGGCGCGCGCACCTACGAGGAGTACCTCGGATCCGGCAGCGCTCCCGACTACGGCTGA
- a CDS encoding CoA ester lyase — MTSTAISPLIARSWLLVPASKPELFDIAQESEADAIIIDIEDAVAAKDKAQARADTVAWLSSGHRAWVRINDAASEFWSTDLADLKDAPGLEGVMLAKTESASHVDDTADRLPEGMPILALVETARGVLHVERIASAPSTFRLAFGTGDFKRDTATGDDPIALAYARSQLVIASRAARLPAPIDGPTLSMDALAEGTRLSKEMGMSGKLCLTHTQASTINAGLAPSAEEVAWAHGFVRAFEESGGKITDGSDLPRLARAQKIQTQARDFGIEADAQQLEDLNY; from the coding sequence GTGACCAGCACCGCCATCTCGCCCCTCATCGCCCGCTCCTGGCTGCTCGTGCCTGCCTCGAAGCCGGAGCTCTTCGACATCGCGCAGGAGAGCGAGGCCGACGCGATCATCATCGACATCGAGGATGCCGTCGCCGCCAAGGACAAGGCGCAGGCGCGCGCCGACACGGTCGCGTGGCTCTCGTCCGGCCATCGCGCCTGGGTGCGCATCAACGACGCCGCGAGCGAGTTCTGGAGCACCGACCTCGCCGACCTCAAGGACGCGCCCGGACTCGAGGGCGTCATGCTCGCCAAGACCGAGTCGGCGAGCCACGTCGACGACACCGCCGACCGTCTGCCGGAGGGCATGCCGATCCTCGCCCTCGTCGAGACCGCGCGCGGCGTGCTGCATGTCGAGCGGATCGCCAGCGCCCCCTCGACGTTCCGGCTCGCGTTCGGCACCGGCGACTTCAAGCGCGACACCGCCACCGGCGACGACCCGATCGCACTCGCCTACGCGCGCTCGCAGCTGGTGATCGCGTCGCGAGCCGCTCGGCTGCCCGCGCCGATCGACGGCCCGACGCTGTCGATGGATGCGCTGGCCGAGGGCACGAGGCTGTCCAAGGAGATGGGCATGTCGGGCAAGCTGTGCCTGACGCACACACAGGCGTCCACCATCAACGCGGGCCTCGCTCCGAGCGCTGAGGAGGTCGCGTGGGCACACGGCTTCGTGCGTGCGTTCGAGGAATCGGGCGGAAAGATCACCGACGGCAGCGACCTGCCGCGCCTCGCCCGCGCGCAGAAGATCCAGACGCAGGCGCGCGATTTCGGCATCGAGGCAGACGCGCAGCAGCTGGAGGACCTGAACTACTGA
- a CDS encoding MDR family MFS transporter gives MTRRQITLVLIGLMMAMFLSSISQTVVGTSMRTIADDLHGLDLQVWVVTAFLIVSTIVTPIYGKLSDIFGRRPLFLIAIVLFLIGSIACSFAQDMVQLAAFRALQGLGAGGLMSLPMTIMADVLNPRERAKYQGYFLAVFGVSSILGPLIGGVFAGADQILFLEGWRWVFLFNLPIGAAAVWMVFRYLHLPAHHERVKIDWWGAALLVVGVVPLLLVAEQGREWGWASTAAIACYIVGAIGIALFVLVESRMGDAALIPLHLFRSSTFSMATVLGVFTGFGMFAAMMMIPFVLQIVHGMNPTEAGLATLPMILGLMIASIGSGQIIGRTGKYRLFPVIGLGIMAVGYGVLVTLQFDSPLWMLLLAQLCIGLGLGQLMQTLTIASQNAVEPKDMGVATSASTFFRQLGGTTGVAVAFSLLYARLPQTLEDAFARPDLRADLVAAAQDPEVLADPGNERILGVLENPERIGGALNEDSSFLNTADPRLAAPFLDGFNTATMAPFWVALAVVAVAFVLAIFFKAPALRQKSAMEEAMEERARVAQLEADASAPGSYAPPVTTSSIPVVSGDRATAGEARDRDS, from the coding sequence ATGACCCGACGCCAGATCACCCTCGTGCTGATCGGCCTGATGATGGCGATGTTCCTGTCGTCGATCTCGCAGACCGTCGTCGGCACGTCGATGCGCACCATCGCCGACGACCTCCACGGTCTCGACCTGCAGGTCTGGGTCGTGACCGCGTTCCTGATCGTCTCGACGATCGTGACGCCCATCTACGGCAAGCTCAGCGACATCTTCGGCCGTCGGCCGCTGTTCCTCATCGCGATCGTGCTGTTCCTCATCGGCTCGATCGCCTGCTCGTTCGCGCAGGACATGGTGCAGCTCGCCGCCTTCCGCGCGCTGCAGGGCCTCGGCGCCGGTGGTCTCATGTCGCTGCCGATGACGATCATGGCCGACGTGCTCAACCCGCGGGAGCGCGCCAAGTACCAGGGCTACTTCCTCGCCGTCTTCGGCGTCTCGTCCATCCTCGGCCCGCTGATCGGCGGCGTGTTCGCCGGTGCCGACCAGATCCTCTTCCTCGAGGGCTGGCGCTGGGTGTTCCTGTTCAACCTGCCGATCGGCGCCGCCGCGGTCTGGATGGTCTTCCGCTACCTGCACCTGCCCGCGCACCACGAGCGCGTGAAGATCGACTGGTGGGGCGCCGCCCTGCTGGTCGTTGGCGTCGTGCCGCTGCTGCTCGTCGCAGAGCAGGGCAGGGAGTGGGGCTGGGCCTCGACCGCCGCCATCGCCTGCTACATCGTCGGCGCGATCGGCATCGCGCTGTTCGTGCTGGTCGAGTCGCGCATGGGCGACGCGGCGCTCATCCCGCTCCACCTGTTCCGCAGCAGCACCTTCTCGATGGCGACCGTGCTGGGCGTCTTCACCGGCTTCGGCATGTTCGCGGCCATGATGATGATCCCCTTCGTGCTGCAGATCGTGCACGGCATGAACCCGACGGAGGCTGGCCTCGCGACGCTGCCGATGATCCTCGGCCTCATGATCGCCTCCATCGGCTCCGGCCAGATCATCGGCCGCACCGGCAAGTACCGGCTGTTCCCCGTGATCGGCCTCGGCATCATGGCGGTCGGCTACGGCGTGCTCGTGACGCTGCAGTTCGACAGCCCGCTCTGGATGCTGCTGCTCGCGCAGCTCTGCATCGGCCTCGGCCTCGGGCAGCTGATGCAGACGCTCACGATCGCCTCGCAGAACGCTGTGGAGCCGAAGGACATGGGGGTCGCGACCAGCGCATCCACCTTCTTCCGCCAGCTCGGTGGCACCACCGGCGTGGCCGTGGCCTTCTCGCTGCTGTACGCCCGGCTGCCGCAGACGCTGGAGGACGCCTTCGCGCGCCCCGACCTCCGCGCCGATCTCGTGGCTGCCGCGCAGGACCCCGAGGTGCTCGCCGACCCGGGCAACGAGCGCATCCTCGGCGTGCTGGAGAACCCGGAGCGGATCGGCGGTGCCCTCAACGAGGACTCCTCGTTCCTCAACACCGCTGACCCGCGGCTCGCGGCGCCGTTCCTCGACGGGTTCAATACCGCGACCATGGCCCCGTTCTGGGTCGCGCTCGCCGTCGTCGCTGTTGCCTTCGTGCTGGCGATCTTCTTCAAGGCGCCGGCGCTGCGGCAGAAGTCGGCGATGGAGGAAGCCATGGAGGAGCGCGCTCGCGTCGCGCAGCTCGAGGCGGATGCATCGGCACCGGGCTCGTACGCCCCTCCCGTCACGACCTCGTCGATCCCTGTCGTCAGCGGCGACAGGGCGACCGCAGGAGAGGCGAGGGATCGGGATTCCTGA